The Candidatus Nanoarchaeia archaeon DNA window GATACTCCAAGAACACTCGTTTATGATATCTTAGAAAAGTTATTAGATAAGGGTGTTGTAAGTTATGTGATTAAATCCAATAAAAAATATTTCTCTGCTCTTGAACCAAGCAGTTTGATAGAAGTTTTGAGAAACAAAGAATGGGAAAAAGAAAAACTCGTTCAGGAAGCTCTACCAGAATTGCTATCTCTAAAACATAAAGATTTAGATAAAAAAACAAAAGTTGAAATTTATGAGGGAAAAGAAGGAGTTAAAACTTTATTTAATGATGTATTAAAAGTTGGAAAAGAATTTTTATGTTTTGGTTCTACTGGAATTTCCCCGGATATACTCCCTTATGAACTATCAAGATTTCATAAAGAGCGGATAAAAAGAAAGATACATTGGAAAGTAATATATAACAATGATGAATTAGGAAGAAAAAGAGGCATGGAGGCGAGTAAGTGGAAATATTCTCAAGTAAAATATATGGAAAAAACCAGCCCTACTACGACCTATTGCTATGGGAATAAAGTTGCTATTGTTTTATGGATAAAAGAAAGGTTGTTAGCTGTCATGATTGAAGATGAGATTATCACAAATTCATTTAAAGAATTTTTTGAAGTCTTATGGAAAAATGCAAAATCAATTTAGCGAGAACTCAACTATATTTAACTTATATCTGCAAAGAGCGGCAAGATCATGACAGCACCCAAAAAAGTCCGCTGGCAGAAATTCTTTTCCAGAGGCCAGCATCCTGTGCTTATTAGTGATCTGGCCTGGCGCACGCTGCAGCTCCAGCCTGAGGTCCTTGGTTTGTCGGCGATGCATTACTATAAGCGCGACGTGCGATCAACCTATTTTGATTCTGGCGAATACCAGCATTTGCTTGGCGTTCTGAGAAATCAGCTAGCGCAAAAGCCGCATCAGGTGTTGGCGATCCTGAAACAGTTTGAGAGAGATGCAGCTTCTCTTATTCGATTGGCTCGCAGCTTTGCCAGGTATGACTGGCCAAAGGCATCTGACTCCGCCTTGCGCTCTCGCTTAACGTCCTTTCTCAAGCGCTTTGTTCCTCTTTTTACTTCGGTTTATTACCCTCTTTGGGTGGAGGAGGCAGGCACAGATCTCTTGCATGGGCTTCTGAAAAGCAAGCCACAGCCAGAGCGGGAACGATTTTTCTGGCAGGCAACCCGGCCTGACAGGCTGACCACCAGAGATCGCTATCGTCTTAGCATTTTACAGGCTAGCCAGCGTCTGACAAGAGATAAAACTCTAAACAAAAAGAGAATCGCTGGCGAGGCAAGAAGCATTGCAAAGCAGTTTGATTATCTTGCGTCCTATATGCTGCGGATTGAACGTTATAGTGTTGCGGATATCGAGGCAGAGCTGCGCCATGTTGCTGGGCAGAACCCGGCTAGCCAGCTGCAAGCCAGACGGGAGGCAGAAGCAAAGCAGACAGCTGCAATGGGCCAATTATTGCAGAATCAAAGCCAGAAGGTTCAGGATGTTGCACGGGTATTAGCGTACGATGTCTGGCTCCGGGACGAGCGCGTTACGTGGTATGCACGAATTTTTACTTTCTTAGAGCCGATGGTTAAAGAAGCAGCTAGGCGGGTGGGCTTAACGTACTATGAATTTGTTCAGCAGACGCTTGATGAGATCGCTTCAGGCAATACCCCTCCTAAGCGAAAGCTTCAGGAGAGGCTTCAAGGATATTCATACCTGGTTATTAATGATACCGTAAAAATATCTACATTCCGTCA harbors:
- a CDS encoding helix-turn-helix domain-containing protein encodes the protein MKEKALRKFGLSDREIRVYIVLLELGEALASKIAQKTDTPRTLVYDILEKLLDKGVVSYVIKSNKKYFSALEPSSLIEVLRNKEWEKEKLVQEALPELLSLKHKDLDKKTKVEIYEGKEGVKTLFNDVLKVGKEFLCFGSTGISPDILPYELSRFHKERIKRKIHWKVIYNNDELGRKRGMEASKWKYSQVKYMEKTSPTTTYCYGNKVAIVLWIKERLLAVMIEDEIITNSFKEFFEVLWKNAKSI
- a CDS encoding PEP-utilizing enzyme: MTAPKKVRWQKFFSRGQHPVLISDLAWRTLQLQPEVLGLSAMHYYKRDVRSTYFDSGEYQHLLGVLRNQLAQKPHQVLAILKQFERDAASLIRLARSFARYDWPKASDSALRSRLTSFLKRFVPLFTSVYYPLWVEEAGTDLLHGLLKSKPQPERERFFWQATRPDRLTTRDRYRLSILQASQRLTRDKTLNKKRIAGEARSIAKQFDYLASYMLRIERYSVADIEAELRHVAGQNPASQLQARREAEAKQTAAMGQLLQNQSQKVQDVARVLAYDVWLRDERVTWYARIFTFLEPMVKEAARRVGLTYYEFVQQTLDEIASGNTPPKRKLQERLQGYSYLVINDTVKISTFRHTRTAESTKTEVHGQTAFPGRVKGIVRLGNAYIFHQILPGEVIVSGMTTPEATAYVKKAAAIVTDEGGITCHAAIVAREFKIPTIIGTKIATKVLKDGDYVEVDANKGIVRKLGR